In Mangifera indica cultivar Alphonso chromosome 1, CATAS_Mindica_2.1, whole genome shotgun sequence, a single genomic region encodes these proteins:
- the LOC123202051 gene encoding 60S ribosomal protein L18a-like isoform X1 — MVTFRFHQYQVVGRALPTESDEHPKIYRMKLWATNEVRAKSKFWYFLRKLKKVKKSNGQMLAINEIFEKNPTKVKNYGIWLRYQSRTGYHNMYKEYRDTTLNGAVEQMYTEMASRHRVRHPCIQIIKTATIPAKLCKRESTKQFHNSKIKFPLVFKKVRPPTRKLKTTYKATRPNLFM; from the exons GGTTACTTTCAGG TTTCACCAGTACCAGGTGGTGGGAAGAGCTTTGCCCACAGAAAGTGATGAGCATCCCAAGATCTACAGAATGAAGCTCTGGGCTACCAACGAAGTTCGTGCCAAATCCAAGTTTTG GTATTTCTTGAGGAAGCTGAAAAAAGTTAAGAAGAGCAACGGGCAAATGTTAGCAATTAATGAG ATCTTTGAGAAGAATCCTACCAAAGTTAAGAACTATGGTATCTGGTTGCGATATCAAAGCAGAACTGGGTATCACAATATGTACAAGGAATACCGAGACACCACTCTAAACGGTGCAGTAGAACAAATGTACACTGAGATGGCTTCTCGTCACAGAGTGAGGCATCCATGCATTCAGATAATCAAGACAGCCACCATACCTGCCAAGCTTTGCAAGAGGGAAAGCACCAAGCAGTTCCACAACTCCAAAATCAAGTTCCCTCTGGTTTTCAAGAAAGTTAGGCCACCTACAAGGAAGCTCAAGACTACATACAAGGCAACAAGGCCCAACTTGTTCATGTAA
- the LOC123201545 gene encoding cytochrome P450 CYP72A219-like, with translation MEMYDLKSIAVSIVLVTVVTWAWRLLNWAWFRPKKYEKYMRQQGLKGKPYRLLYGDLKENFLMIKEAKSRPLNLSDDLVPLVLPFIDKLVKDYGDNSFMWFGTVPRVIITNPNQVKEILTRINDFQKSKARNPLVKKIATGLLEYEGEKWTKHRRIINPAFHQEKLKLMLPAFYKVCSELIIKWEKLVNVAGSREIDVWPELQKLTGDVISQTAFGSNYEEGKRIFQLQTELIDLGMQAAHTFYIPGLRFLPTKRNKRIKEIDNEVRALLMDIIKNREKAMKAGEVATNDDLLGILMESNFREIKEYGNNKNVGMTINEVIEECKLFYLAGQETTAVLLVWTLILLSEHQDWQARAREEVLQVFGDQKPNSDGLNHLKVISMILYEVLRLYPPVVVIPRAVYKDIKLGNLLLPAGVEIFLPIVLVHHDKGLWGEDAKEFKPERFSEGISKATKNQASFFPFGWGPRICIGQNFSLIEAKIALAMILQKFTWELSPSYVHSPHRTITIRPEYGAHLILKKVP, from the exons ATGGAGATGTATGATCTGAAATCAATTGCAGTCTCCATAGTTTTGGTCACAGTAGTAACATGGGCATGGCGACTACTGAACTGGGCATGGTTTAGGCCGAAGAAGTATGAGAAATATATGAGACAGCAAGGTCTTAAAGGAAAACCTTACAGGCTTCTTTATGGAGACTTGAAAGAGAACTTCTTGATGATAAAAGAAGCTAAATCCAGACCGCTCAATCTTTCAGATGACCTTGTACCTCTTGTTCTTCCATTCATCGATAAACTGGTCAAAGATTATG GCGACAATTCTTTTATGTGGTTTGGCACAGTACCCCGGGTGATTATTACGAACCCTAATCAAGTAAAGGAGATACTTACCAGGATAAACGATTTTCAGAAATCTAAGGCCAGAAATCCACTTGTTAAAAAAATAGCAACTGGACTTCTAGAATACGAGGGTGAGAAGTGGACTAAACATAGAAGGATTATCAACCCAGCATTCCATCAGGAGAAATTGAAG CTTATGCTACCTGCATTCTACAAAGTTTGTAGTGAGTTGATTATCAAATGGGAGAAGTTGGTAAATGTAGCAGGATCACGTGAAATTGACGTATGGCCAGAACTTCAAAAATTGACAGGTGATGTGATTTCTCAAACAGCATTTGGAAGCAACTATGAAGAAGGAAAGAGAATATTTCAACTCCAAACGGAACTAATTGATCTTGGAATGCAAGCTGCACATACATTTTACATCCCAGGATTGAG GTTTTTACCTACTAAGAGGAATAAGAGAATTAAGGAAATTGACAATGAAGTGCGAGCTTTACTCATGGATATCATTAAGAATAGAGAGAAAGCAATGAAAGCAGGTGAAGTTGCAACAAATGATGACTTATTAGGCATACTTATGGAATCCAATTTTAGAGAAATCAAAGAATATGGAAACAACAAAAATGTTGGGATGACTATTAATGAGGTGATTGAAGAGTGCAAGCTATTTTACTTGGCCGGGCAAGAGACTACCGCAGTTCTCCTTGTTTGGACTTTGATTTTATTGAGTGAACACCAAGATTGGCAAGCTCGTGCAAGAGAAGAAGTGCTTCAAGTCTTTGGAGATCAAAAGCCTAACAGTGATGGGTTGAATCACTTAAAAGTG ATATCGATGATATTATACGAGGTGCTGAGGTTATATCCACCAGTTGTGGTTATTCCTCGAGCTGTTTACAAAGACATCAAATTGGGAAATTTATTGTTACCTGCTGGAGTAGAGATCTTTTTGCCGATTGTCCTGGTTCATCATGATAAGGGACTGTGGGGTGAGGATGCAAAGGAGTTTAAACCAGAGAGATTTTCGGAAGGAATTTCGAAGGCAACAAAGAATCAAGCTTCATTTTTCCCTTTTGGATGGGGTCCTCGGATTTGCATTGGACAAAACTTCTCTCTGATAGAGGCAAAAATAGCTTTGGCAATGATTCTACAGAAGTTTACATGGGAGTTATCTCCCTCTTATGTTCATTCTCCTCACAGAACTATTACTATTCGGCCAGAGTACGGTGCCCATTTGATTCTCAAGAAAGTTCCATGA